One Fundulus heteroclitus isolate FHET01 chromosome 11, MU-UCD_Fhet_4.1, whole genome shotgun sequence DNA segment encodes these proteins:
- the omgb gene encoding oligodendrocyte-myelin glycoprotein isoform X1, whose product MRSRPALLKLFLNEALLELALMLWLGLRVLAVCPSMCSCSRSHREVDCFRRSLRELPDGLQHNILSLNLSHNRLLHLDGRLTSYTHLRVLDLSHNRLSRLPKALPRSLWQLHASSNHIQLLDKNDTAYQWNLRSLDLSDNKLERAIFINNTLANLRTLNLSHNHFWTLPTNLPAHLETVDLSHNLLVKVLPGSLERLPRLSHFYLHANRFSSLPFGALDKMVSLRVITLGNNPWACHLYADVDYLQSWTQSTSALVLGCPCHTQPVCGGTQPSRTGARHFSSFVLPPLAVGTPGPSSTSPEDSVTRWHWSVSALQSTPQTRREALNAHHGAFTETPISIATLTINHPAGTGGWESIDHLSSGTKETSDPLRTADSSHFSDKSLITDAPRGNGVELASDRFFITEASSTQTKRTATLRTRSVRRQNQSPSGGVRNSGPTLGAAGSPLGAVRNSLLLSLFLPRVV is encoded by the exons ATGAGGAG CAGGCCTGCACTGCTGAAGCTGTTTCTTAATGAGGCCCTCCTGGAGCTTGCGCTCATGCTGTGGCTCGGGCTTCGCGTCCTGGCCGTGTGCCCCTCCATGTGCTCCTGCAGCCGCAGCCACAGAGAGGTGGACTGTTTCCGGAGGAGCCTGAGAGAGCTCCCCGACGGCTTGCAGCACAACATCCTCTCCCTCAACCTGTCCCACAACCGGCTTCTCCATCTGGACGGCAGGCTCACCTCGTACACCCACCTCCGCGTCCTGGATTTGTCCCACAACCGGCTGAGCCGCCTGCCCAAAGCCCTCCCCCGCTCCCTGTGGCAGCTCCACGCCTCCTCCAACCACATCCAGCTGTTGGACAAGAACGACACGGCCTACCAGTGGAACCTGCGGAGCCTCGACCTCTCCGACAACAAGCTGGAGAGGGCCATCTTCATCAACAACACGCTGGCGAATCTGCGCACGCTCAACCTCAGCCACAACCACTTCTGGACTTTGCCCACCAACCTGCCGGCGCACCTGGAGACCGTCGATCTGTCCCACAACCTGCTGGTGAAGGTGCTGCCGGGTTCTCTAGAGCGGCTCCCGAGGCTGTCTCACTTCTACCTGCACGCTAACCGCTTCTCCTCGCTCCCCTTCGGCGCTTTGGACAAAATGGTCTCCCTCAGAGTCATCACTCTGGGCAACAACCCTTGGGCCTGCCACCTTTATGCTGACGTCGACTACTTACAGTCCTGGACTCAAAGCACCTCCGCGCTCGTCCTCGGCTGCCCCTGCCACACTCAGCCCGTGTGTGGGGGGACGCAGCCCAGCAGAACTGGAGCTCGGCACTTTAGCTCCTTCGTTCTGCCTCCTCTGGCGGTCGGCACCCCAGGTCCGAGCTCCACGTCCCCCGAAGACAGCGTCACGCGGTGGCACTGGTCGGTTTCCGCTTTGCAGAGCACGCCTCAAACCCGCAGAGAGGCTCTGAACGCACACCACGGCGCCTTCACGGAGACGCCCATCAGCATCGCCACCTTAACAATTAATCACCCGGCTGGAACCGGCGGCTGGGAGAGCATAGATCATCTCTCCTCTGGCACAAAGGAAACCTCAGACCCGCTCCGCACAGCAGACTCGTCCCATTTCTCCGACAAAAGTCTAATTACCGACGCACCTAGAGGAAACGGCGTGGAGCTGGCCTCCGATCGATTCTTCATAACGGAGGCCTCCTCCACCCAGACAAAGAGGACAGCCACTCTGCGCACCAGAAGCGTGAGGAGACAGAACCAGTCGCCTTCCGGTGGCGTCAGAAACAGCGGCCCGACCCTCGGCGCGGCCGGCTCCCCGCTCGGCGCCGTTCGCAACTCGctgcttctgtctctctttctgcCTCGAGTCGTCTGA
- the omgb gene encoding oligodendrocyte-myelin glycoprotein isoform X2, which translates to MRRPALLKLFLNEALLELALMLWLGLRVLAVCPSMCSCSRSHREVDCFRRSLRELPDGLQHNILSLNLSHNRLLHLDGRLTSYTHLRVLDLSHNRLSRLPKALPRSLWQLHASSNHIQLLDKNDTAYQWNLRSLDLSDNKLERAIFINNTLANLRTLNLSHNHFWTLPTNLPAHLETVDLSHNLLVKVLPGSLERLPRLSHFYLHANRFSSLPFGALDKMVSLRVITLGNNPWACHLYADVDYLQSWTQSTSALVLGCPCHTQPVCGGTQPSRTGARHFSSFVLPPLAVGTPGPSSTSPEDSVTRWHWSVSALQSTPQTRREALNAHHGAFTETPISIATLTINHPAGTGGWESIDHLSSGTKETSDPLRTADSSHFSDKSLITDAPRGNGVELASDRFFITEASSTQTKRTATLRTRSVRRQNQSPSGGVRNSGPTLGAAGSPLGAVRNSLLLSLFLPRVV; encoded by the exons ATGAGGAG GCCTGCACTGCTGAAGCTGTTTCTTAATGAGGCCCTCCTGGAGCTTGCGCTCATGCTGTGGCTCGGGCTTCGCGTCCTGGCCGTGTGCCCCTCCATGTGCTCCTGCAGCCGCAGCCACAGAGAGGTGGACTGTTTCCGGAGGAGCCTGAGAGAGCTCCCCGACGGCTTGCAGCACAACATCCTCTCCCTCAACCTGTCCCACAACCGGCTTCTCCATCTGGACGGCAGGCTCACCTCGTACACCCACCTCCGCGTCCTGGATTTGTCCCACAACCGGCTGAGCCGCCTGCCCAAAGCCCTCCCCCGCTCCCTGTGGCAGCTCCACGCCTCCTCCAACCACATCCAGCTGTTGGACAAGAACGACACGGCCTACCAGTGGAACCTGCGGAGCCTCGACCTCTCCGACAACAAGCTGGAGAGGGCCATCTTCATCAACAACACGCTGGCGAATCTGCGCACGCTCAACCTCAGCCACAACCACTTCTGGACTTTGCCCACCAACCTGCCGGCGCACCTGGAGACCGTCGATCTGTCCCACAACCTGCTGGTGAAGGTGCTGCCGGGTTCTCTAGAGCGGCTCCCGAGGCTGTCTCACTTCTACCTGCACGCTAACCGCTTCTCCTCGCTCCCCTTCGGCGCTTTGGACAAAATGGTCTCCCTCAGAGTCATCACTCTGGGCAACAACCCTTGGGCCTGCCACCTTTATGCTGACGTCGACTACTTACAGTCCTGGACTCAAAGCACCTCCGCGCTCGTCCTCGGCTGCCCCTGCCACACTCAGCCCGTGTGTGGGGGGACGCAGCCCAGCAGAACTGGAGCTCGGCACTTTAGCTCCTTCGTTCTGCCTCCTCTGGCGGTCGGCACCCCAGGTCCGAGCTCCACGTCCCCCGAAGACAGCGTCACGCGGTGGCACTGGTCGGTTTCCGCTTTGCAGAGCACGCCTCAAACCCGCAGAGAGGCTCTGAACGCACACCACGGCGCCTTCACGGAGACGCCCATCAGCATCGCCACCTTAACAATTAATCACCCGGCTGGAACCGGCGGCTGGGAGAGCATAGATCATCTCTCCTCTGGCACAAAGGAAACCTCAGACCCGCTCCGCACAGCAGACTCGTCCCATTTCTCCGACAAAAGTCTAATTACCGACGCACCTAGAGGAAACGGCGTGGAGCTGGCCTCCGATCGATTCTTCATAACGGAGGCCTCCTCCACCCAGACAAAGAGGACAGCCACTCTGCGCACCAGAAGCGTGAGGAGACAGAACCAGTCGCCTTCCGGTGGCGTCAGAAACAGCGGCCCGACCCTCGGCGCGGCCGGCTCCCCGCTCGGCGCCGTTCGCAACTCGctgcttctgtctctctttctgcCTCGAGTCGTCTGA